The region TTAAATTCTTTTTCTGAATTTGAAAAGAATCTAAGTTTTAAAAAAATTAATACTAAATTTTTAAGAGAGTATGAAGCCTGGATGTTATCAAAGAATAGGAATAAAGAAGCAAAGAGATATACAACCATTGCAATTTATATGAGAAATTTGCGACATATTTTAAACAATGCTATTAAGGAAAGAATATTTAATGAAAATAGTTATCCTTTTGGAAAAGAAAAAGAAGGCAAATATGGAATTCCAGAGAGTAGAAACAAGAAAAAAGCTTTGAGCCTATCAGAAATAAAAGAACTTTTTAATTATATACCTGATAATAAAAGTGAGGCTATGGCTTTATCATACTGGTTATTTAGTTATTTGTGTAATGGAATGAATATGGCTGATATTGCAAATTTAAAGTATCGGGATATTAAGGGAAATAATATTGTTTTCATAAGGCAAAAAACAAAAAACACATCTAAGGAGAAAAGAGAAATTGCAGTGTATTTATTACCAGAAGTAAAAAATATTATCAAGAATATTGGAAATAAACCTAAGGAAAAAGATTCATATATTTTCCAGATATATAATGAGCAGATGACCGATGAACAAAAATTTTTCAGACTTAAACAACACATTCAAAACACAAACAAGCATATCAAGAAAATTGCAATTAAAGCGGGTCTTGATAAAGAGATTACAACATATTGGGCAAGACATTCTTTTAGTACCGTTTTAAAACGTTCAGGTGCTTCTATAGAGTTTATCAGTGAACAATTAGGTCATACCAGTACAAAAGTAACAACAAACTATCTGGATTCATTTGAGGATGAACAGAGGGCTGAATTTGCAAAGAAATTGACTGATTTTTAATAAAAATATAGATATAGACAGGAAGTTTAATATTAAAAAATATTTAGATTGAAACAGGTAAAAAATTTACAATTAAAGATAAATTAAATTCATTGATGATCCTTAAAAGGAGAAAAGAAGTAAAGCATAACATTAAGGAACTTAACGATTTGTTATTTTCAAGAGTTGAACAAATTACATCATACTTATGTTCTAAGTTTGATTTGAAATTAATGATAAACAGTAATAATATTAAAGAGGAGTTATTTCAAAAAGAGTTTGATATAATTATCATAAATATTGAAGTTTATTTTGATAAATATGAGGAATTAATACATGAATTTCTTTTTAATACTAAAAAAGAAATTGAGCCTATAAAAAATGACTTACTGAAAATTGGTTCCATAATAGAAAATAACATAATATATTATGTAAACTGGACTATTAATGGCTATTTGAATGAGTCAGAAATTAAGAGCTTTGATTTTAAGAATTTTGATTTATCAAAGTTTCACAGTTTAAAAGAAAAAGAAAATTTAAGTTCTATTATTAATATAAATAATATTGATGAAATTGAAAGGATATTAAGTTGGATAAGTTACTATTTTTATATTCAAATTGAATATTTTAGATTTAATAAAATAACATCAAACCAAAATAAAACAGATTTAACATGTTTTAAGAGCAGTTTAACAGATGAGTCAATACAAACCCTCTTTGAGCATTTAAATGGCAATTACATTGATGAAAAAACTAATCCAGATCATTTTAAAGCAATATTTAAAGATGAACCTTTGCCAAAT is a window of Bacteroidales bacterium DNA encoding:
- a CDS encoding site-specific integrase, producing the protein LNSFSEFEKNLSFKKINTKFLREYEAWMLSKNRNKEAKRYTTIAIYMRNLRHILNNAIKERIFNENSYPFGKEKEGKYGIPESRNKKKALSLSEIKELFNYIPDNKSEAMALSYWLFSYLCNGMNMADIANLKYRDIKGNNIVFIRQKTKNTSKEKREIAVYLLPEVKNIIKNIGNKPKEKDSYIFQIYNEQMTDEQKFFRLKQHIQNTNKHIKKIAIKAGLDKEITTYWARHSFSTVLKRSGASIEFISEQLGHTSTKVTTNYLDSFEDEQRAEFAKKLTDF